The following coding sequences lie in one Lolium perenne isolate Kyuss_39 chromosome 2, Kyuss_2.0, whole genome shotgun sequence genomic window:
- the LOC127322860 gene encoding aberrant root formation protein 4 isoform X2 yields the protein MEVGPQKRACRAHPHPHGSPMASGDPFAAAGDVAAASCSSSPTPTRLREALAALSEAFESGDTACSDAAVAAVSGVLSPHDAGADALVSEQMLREVHAFLSCPSSNQMAIDALSLELPKSVAELGARMGNCRDIAKTILDFFALNCNPRDMLSILCEALDTPVTLDGSAYLAILLDGLARVLTLIQRRHIEQVRVVLPAVLRVIHTAISEPDVEHGMTAVDMFNSALGIGSAIQEMCKTMVNHRKEELCSILGLYALQIIALVSESTHENILHTCGSVVLQYSKFLTFCGFTYLGLLTGNDVASATNKLSKEEDEDFLDCFSFAMDGASLVVMWTSVHDDMSKYAGAELESALKRVQDDYIMKWKSITTFRYVLSSVNYPWAIERVMITAPDALMRKKAFAALKRVISVVPSAQRFDILQALITSSMFPSLTAILLDLVKNEVLRESRQTDRSQDAGVSPPWASHALELVELILRPPEGGSPCLRDHSEQVLSALNLLRLILILDSRGSRAAKLFQDETIRKVHTEWLIPLRPTVAGILSELEKDGSKDANQIMCLLNPVQLVLQRCTELVEEKMKG from the exons ATGGAAGTCGGGCCTCAAAAGAGAGCTTGCCGAGCCCACCCCCACCCCCACGGCAGCCCCATGGCCAGCGGCGACcccttcgccgccgccggtgacgtcgccgccgcctcatgCTCCTCCAGTCCAACCCCAACGCGCTTACGGGAAGCACTCGCCGCCCTCTCGGAG GCGTTCGAGTCCGGCGATACTGCCTGCTCCGACGCAGCCGTTGCCGCCGTTTCAGGAGTTCTCAGCCCTCACGATGCCGGTGCGGATGCCCTTGTCTCCGAGCAGATGCTCCGTGAGGTTCACGCGTTCCTCTCGTGCCCGTCCTCTAATCAG ATGGCCATTGACGCGCTGTCTCTAGAGCTTCCAAAATCTGTCGCGGAGCTGGGTGCTCGGATGGGGAACTGCAGGGACATCGCCAAGACAATCCTTGACTTCTTTGCGTTAAATTGCAACCCAAGGGACATGCTCTCCATCCTCTGTGAG GCGCTAGATACACCCGTGACATTAGATGGATCAGCGTACCTTGCTATTCTACTCGATGGGCTTGCAAGAG TGCTTACCTTGATTCAGAGGAGACATATTGAGCAAGTAAGGGTTGTACTTCCTGCTGTCCTTCGAGTCATACATACTGCTATATCAGAACCTGATGTGGAGCATGGCATGACTGCTGTTGATATGTTCAATTCAGCCCTCGGAATCGGCAGTGCCATTCAAGAAATGTGCAAAACAATG GTCAACCACAGGAAAGAAGAGCTGTGTTCTATACTTGGTCTATACGCGCTTCAGATCATA GCTCTTGTATCAGAAAGCACACATGAGAATATCCTGCATACTTGTGGTTCAGTTGTTCTTCAGTATTCCAAATTTCTTACGTTTTGTGGGTTCACCTATTTGGGTCTTTTAACTGGTAATGATGTGGCCTCAGCCACCAATAAGCTTTCGAAAG AAGAGGATGAAGATTTTCTGGACTGCTTTTCTTTTGCTATGGATGGTGCAAGCCTTGTAG TTATGTGGACCTCTGTACATGATGACATGTCAAAATATGCTGGAGCGGAATTGGAATCAGCACTGAAGCGAGTTCAGGATGATTATATTATGAAATGGAAATCGATTACCACGTTTAGATATGTCTTGTCTTCAGTTAATTACCCATGG GCCATTGAAAGAGTCATGATAACTGCCCCAGATGCATTGATGCGAAAGAAAGCCTTTGCTGCTCTGAAAAGG GTTATTTCAGTGGTGCCGTCCGCTCAGAGATTTGATATCTTGCAGGCCCTCATTACGAGTAGTATGTTCCCTTCCCTG ACTGCAATTCTCTTAGATCTGGTGAAGAACGAAGTTTTGAGAGAGAGTCGTCAAACTGATCGATCACAAGATGCTGGGGTATCACCTCCTTGGGCTTCTCATgcgcttgagttagttgagctgaTCTTGAGGCCTCCAGAAGGTGGTTCTCCTTGTCTTCGTGATCACAGTGAACAG GTATTATCTGCTCTGAACTTGCTCAGACTGATTCTTATACTGGATTCAAGAG GATCCAGAGCAGCAAAATTGTTCCAGGATGAGACAATACGAAAGGTGCACACGGAGTGGCTGATCCCACTAAGACCAACCGTAGCTGGGATTCTGTCCGAACTCGAGAAAGATGGCAGCAAGGATGCGAATCAGATTATGTGCTTGTTAAACCCTGTTCAACTTGTACTTCAGCGTTGCACTGAGTTGGTGGAGGAAAAGATGAAAGGTTAA
- the LOC127322860 gene encoding aberrant root formation protein 4 isoform X3: MEVGPQKRACRAHPHPHGSPMASGDPFAAAGDVAAASCSSSPTPTRLREALAALSEAFESGDTACSDAAVAAVSGVLSPHDAGADALVSEQMLREVHAFLSCPSSNQMAIDALSLELPKSVAELGARMGNCRDIAKTILDFFALNCNPRDMLSILCEALDTPVTLDGSAYLAILLDGLARVLTLIQRRHIEQVRVVLPAVLRVIHTAISEPDVEHGMTAVDMFNSALGIGSAIQEMCKTMVNHRKEELCSILGLYALQIIALVSESTHENILHTCGSVVLQYSKFLTFCGFTYLGLLTGNDVASATNKLSKEEDEDFLDCFSFAMDGASLVVMWTSVHDDMSKYAGAELESALKRVQDDYIMKWKSITTFRYVLSSVNYPWVIKSHSLDLLLTLVDDNCSEETNSHVDFPYSTQFFATLKAIERVMITAPDALMRKKAFAALKRVISVVPSAQRFDILQALITSSMFPSLTAILLDLVKNEVLRESRQTDRSQDAGVSPPWASHALELVELILRPPEGGSPCLRDHSEQVCNFAKYLSAFYNVFENTPWKVYRRSQTAQTTAKNG, translated from the exons ATGGAAGTCGGGCCTCAAAAGAGAGCTTGCCGAGCCCACCCCCACCCCCACGGCAGCCCCATGGCCAGCGGCGACcccttcgccgccgccggtgacgtcgccgccgcctcatgCTCCTCCAGTCCAACCCCAACGCGCTTACGGGAAGCACTCGCCGCCCTCTCGGAG GCGTTCGAGTCCGGCGATACTGCCTGCTCCGACGCAGCCGTTGCCGCCGTTTCAGGAGTTCTCAGCCCTCACGATGCCGGTGCGGATGCCCTTGTCTCCGAGCAGATGCTCCGTGAGGTTCACGCGTTCCTCTCGTGCCCGTCCTCTAATCAG ATGGCCATTGACGCGCTGTCTCTAGAGCTTCCAAAATCTGTCGCGGAGCTGGGTGCTCGGATGGGGAACTGCAGGGACATCGCCAAGACAATCCTTGACTTCTTTGCGTTAAATTGCAACCCAAGGGACATGCTCTCCATCCTCTGTGAG GCGCTAGATACACCCGTGACATTAGATGGATCAGCGTACCTTGCTATTCTACTCGATGGGCTTGCAAGAG TGCTTACCTTGATTCAGAGGAGACATATTGAGCAAGTAAGGGTTGTACTTCCTGCTGTCCTTCGAGTCATACATACTGCTATATCAGAACCTGATGTGGAGCATGGCATGACTGCTGTTGATATGTTCAATTCAGCCCTCGGAATCGGCAGTGCCATTCAAGAAATGTGCAAAACAATG GTCAACCACAGGAAAGAAGAGCTGTGTTCTATACTTGGTCTATACGCGCTTCAGATCATA GCTCTTGTATCAGAAAGCACACATGAGAATATCCTGCATACTTGTGGTTCAGTTGTTCTTCAGTATTCCAAATTTCTTACGTTTTGTGGGTTCACCTATTTGGGTCTTTTAACTGGTAATGATGTGGCCTCAGCCACCAATAAGCTTTCGAAAG AAGAGGATGAAGATTTTCTGGACTGCTTTTCTTTTGCTATGGATGGTGCAAGCCTTGTAG TTATGTGGACCTCTGTACATGATGACATGTCAAAATATGCTGGAGCGGAATTGGAATCAGCACTGAAGCGAGTTCAGGATGATTATATTATGAAATGGAAATCGATTACCACGTTTAGATATGTCTTGTCTTCAGTTAATTACCCATGGGTAATCAAATCTCACAGTTTAGACTTATTGTTGACTCTAGTTGATGATAACTGTAGCGAGGAAACAAACAGTCATGTAGATTTCCCATATTCAACTCAATTTTTTGCCACACTCAAG GCCATTGAAAGAGTCATGATAACTGCCCCAGATGCATTGATGCGAAAGAAAGCCTTTGCTGCTCTGAAAAGG GTTATTTCAGTGGTGCCGTCCGCTCAGAGATTTGATATCTTGCAGGCCCTCATTACGAGTAGTATGTTCCCTTCCCTG ACTGCAATTCTCTTAGATCTGGTGAAGAACGAAGTTTTGAGAGAGAGTCGTCAAACTGATCGATCACAAGATGCTGGGGTATCACCTCCTTGGGCTTCTCATgcgcttgagttagttgagctgaTCTTGAGGCCTCCAGAAGGTGGTTCTCCTTGTCTTCGTGATCACAGTGAACAG GTGTGCAATTTCGCAAAGTATCTATCTGCTTTCTACAATGTTTTCGAGAATACACCCTGGAAGGTGTATAGAAGGAGCCAGACAGCCCAAACAACGGCGAAAAACGGCTAG
- the LOC127322860 gene encoding aberrant root formation protein 4 isoform X1: MEVGPQKRACRAHPHPHGSPMASGDPFAAAGDVAAASCSSSPTPTRLREALAALSEAFESGDTACSDAAVAAVSGVLSPHDAGADALVSEQMLREVHAFLSCPSSNQMAIDALSLELPKSVAELGARMGNCRDIAKTILDFFALNCNPRDMLSILCEALDTPVTLDGSAYLAILLDGLARVLTLIQRRHIEQVRVVLPAVLRVIHTAISEPDVEHGMTAVDMFNSALGIGSAIQEMCKTMVNHRKEELCSILGLYALQIIALVSESTHENILHTCGSVVLQYSKFLTFCGFTYLGLLTGNDVASATNKLSKEEDEDFLDCFSFAMDGASLVVMWTSVHDDMSKYAGAELESALKRVQDDYIMKWKSITTFRYVLSSVNYPWVIKSHSLDLLLTLVDDNCSEETNSHVDFPYSTQFFATLKAIERVMITAPDALMRKKAFAALKRVISVVPSAQRFDILQALITSSMFPSLTAILLDLVKNEVLRESRQTDRSQDAGVSPPWASHALELVELILRPPEGGSPCLRDHSEQVLSALNLLRLILILDSRGSRAAKLFQDETIRKVHTEWLIPLRPTVAGILSELEKDGSKDANQIMCLLNPVQLVLQRCTELVEEKMKG, from the exons ATGGAAGTCGGGCCTCAAAAGAGAGCTTGCCGAGCCCACCCCCACCCCCACGGCAGCCCCATGGCCAGCGGCGACcccttcgccgccgccggtgacgtcgccgccgcctcatgCTCCTCCAGTCCAACCCCAACGCGCTTACGGGAAGCACTCGCCGCCCTCTCGGAG GCGTTCGAGTCCGGCGATACTGCCTGCTCCGACGCAGCCGTTGCCGCCGTTTCAGGAGTTCTCAGCCCTCACGATGCCGGTGCGGATGCCCTTGTCTCCGAGCAGATGCTCCGTGAGGTTCACGCGTTCCTCTCGTGCCCGTCCTCTAATCAG ATGGCCATTGACGCGCTGTCTCTAGAGCTTCCAAAATCTGTCGCGGAGCTGGGTGCTCGGATGGGGAACTGCAGGGACATCGCCAAGACAATCCTTGACTTCTTTGCGTTAAATTGCAACCCAAGGGACATGCTCTCCATCCTCTGTGAG GCGCTAGATACACCCGTGACATTAGATGGATCAGCGTACCTTGCTATTCTACTCGATGGGCTTGCAAGAG TGCTTACCTTGATTCAGAGGAGACATATTGAGCAAGTAAGGGTTGTACTTCCTGCTGTCCTTCGAGTCATACATACTGCTATATCAGAACCTGATGTGGAGCATGGCATGACTGCTGTTGATATGTTCAATTCAGCCCTCGGAATCGGCAGTGCCATTCAAGAAATGTGCAAAACAATG GTCAACCACAGGAAAGAAGAGCTGTGTTCTATACTTGGTCTATACGCGCTTCAGATCATA GCTCTTGTATCAGAAAGCACACATGAGAATATCCTGCATACTTGTGGTTCAGTTGTTCTTCAGTATTCCAAATTTCTTACGTTTTGTGGGTTCACCTATTTGGGTCTTTTAACTGGTAATGATGTGGCCTCAGCCACCAATAAGCTTTCGAAAG AAGAGGATGAAGATTTTCTGGACTGCTTTTCTTTTGCTATGGATGGTGCAAGCCTTGTAG TTATGTGGACCTCTGTACATGATGACATGTCAAAATATGCTGGAGCGGAATTGGAATCAGCACTGAAGCGAGTTCAGGATGATTATATTATGAAATGGAAATCGATTACCACGTTTAGATATGTCTTGTCTTCAGTTAATTACCCATGGGTAATCAAATCTCACAGTTTAGACTTATTGTTGACTCTAGTTGATGATAACTGTAGCGAGGAAACAAACAGTCATGTAGATTTCCCATATTCAACTCAATTTTTTGCCACACTCAAG GCCATTGAAAGAGTCATGATAACTGCCCCAGATGCATTGATGCGAAAGAAAGCCTTTGCTGCTCTGAAAAGG GTTATTTCAGTGGTGCCGTCCGCTCAGAGATTTGATATCTTGCAGGCCCTCATTACGAGTAGTATGTTCCCTTCCCTG ACTGCAATTCTCTTAGATCTGGTGAAGAACGAAGTTTTGAGAGAGAGTCGTCAAACTGATCGATCACAAGATGCTGGGGTATCACCTCCTTGGGCTTCTCATgcgcttgagttagttgagctgaTCTTGAGGCCTCCAGAAGGTGGTTCTCCTTGTCTTCGTGATCACAGTGAACAG GTATTATCTGCTCTGAACTTGCTCAGACTGATTCTTATACTGGATTCAAGAG GATCCAGAGCAGCAAAATTGTTCCAGGATGAGACAATACGAAAGGTGCACACGGAGTGGCTGATCCCACTAAGACCAACCGTAGCTGGGATTCTGTCCGAACTCGAGAAAGATGGCAGCAAGGATGCGAATCAGATTATGTGCTTGTTAAACCCTGTTCAACTTGTACTTCAGCGTTGCACTGAGTTGGTGGAGGAAAAGATGAAAGGTTAA